A genome region from Prochlorococcus marinus CUG1417 includes the following:
- a CDS encoding methyltransferase domain-containing protein has protein sequence MEVLNNYQRKKLDESNDEEFYSDPKFVYHLDSNFRQYLSNLYKKEISNYSTVLDLMSSWDSYLPEEKKYKKVIGHGLNKQELEKNKIFDTYWIQNFNLNQVIPLGDESVDYCLMVAAWQYLQYPENLTREIARILSRHGKIIIAFSNRAFWHKAPIIWTTSTEEERVKYVRKVLISNGFHEPEIIKKFNEPRLKILNFLNKDPFYCLIANKE, from the coding sequence TTGGAAGTTTTAAATAATTATCAAAGAAAAAAACTTGACGAGAGTAATGATGAAGAATTTTATTCTGACCCAAAATTTGTTTACCATTTAGACTCAAACTTCAGGCAATATCTATCAAATCTTTATAAAAAAGAAATTTCAAATTATTCAACAGTTTTAGATTTAATGTCCAGTTGGGATAGTTATTTACCTGAAGAGAAAAAGTATAAAAAGGTTATTGGACATGGATTAAACAAACAAGAACTTGAGAAAAATAAAATTTTTGATACTTATTGGATACAAAATTTCAATTTAAATCAAGTAATCCCTTTAGGCGATGAAAGTGTTGATTATTGTTTAATGGTCGCAGCTTGGCAATATTTACAATATCCAGAAAATTTAACTAGAGAAATTGCAAGAATTTTGAGTCGTCATGGCAAGATAATTATTGCTTTTTCAAACAGAGCATTTTGGCATAAGGCTCCAATCATATGGACTACCTCTACTGAGGAAGAAAGAGTCAAATATGTAAGAAAAGTATTAATCTCAAATGGATTTCATGAGCCAGAAATTATTAAAAAGTTTAATGAACCAAGACTTAAAATCTTGAATTTTTTAAATAAAGATCCATTTTATTGTTTAATCGCAAATAAAGAGTAA
- a CDS encoding extracellular solute-binding protein, with product MQNFKKLLYSALSCTFLFNLNIPASSIEREVKVYSGRHYNTDRAVYKKFAEETGIKVRLIEAAGISLIERLKREGKSSQADLILLVDAARITNAAKAGLLQSINSSTLEKDVPIGLKDPGKEWYALTRRVRVMVANPKVVDVNKIKDYTDLADPSLKGKVCLRNRKSPYNQSLVANQIVNKGELETKAWLSGMISNVSRPFFPGDISIVRAVAKKKCGVGIVNHYYVARMLGGINGRRDTLYAKKTSVITPNPAHVNISAGGIAKYAANKSEAIKLLEFLASPEGSKGLAAPTFEHPLKEINQNEIVKNFGEFIPDKVTVDELGENNSLALKMMKEAGWN from the coding sequence GTGCAAAACTTTAAAAAATTACTTTATTCAGCTTTATCTTGTACTTTTTTATTTAATTTAAATATACCTGCAAGTTCAATAGAAAGAGAAGTAAAAGTTTATTCTGGTAGACATTACAATACTGATAGAGCGGTTTATAAGAAATTTGCAGAAGAAACAGGAATTAAAGTTAGACTTATTGAAGCTGCAGGGATCTCATTAATTGAGAGATTAAAGAGAGAGGGGAAGAGTTCCCAAGCAGATTTAATCTTACTTGTTGATGCAGCAAGAATAACTAATGCCGCAAAAGCAGGCTTACTGCAGAGTATTAATTCATCAACTTTAGAAAAAGATGTACCGATAGGATTAAAAGATCCAGGGAAGGAATGGTATGCATTAACTCGACGAGTTAGAGTTATGGTAGCCAATCCAAAAGTTGTTGATGTAAATAAAATTAAGGACTACACAGATTTAGCTGATCCATCTTTAAAGGGTAAAGTATGCTTAAGAAATAGAAAGAGTCCATATAATCAATCTCTTGTAGCCAATCAAATCGTTAATAAGGGAGAATTAGAAACTAAAGCTTGGTTAAGTGGAATGATATCAAATGTTTCTAGACCTTTTTTCCCAGGCGATATTTCTATAGTAAGAGCAGTTGCTAAGAAAAAGTGTGGAGTAGGTATTGTTAATCATTATTATGTGGCAAGAATGCTAGGAGGTATTAATGGAAGAAGAGATACCTTATACGCAAAAAAAACATCTGTTATTACACCTAATCCTGCACATGTAAATATTAGTGCAGGTGGAATTGCAAAATATGCAGCAAATAAATCTGAAGCAATTAAGTTACTTGAATTTTTGGCTTCACCAGAAGGAAGTAAAGGCTTAGCAGCGCCTACTTTTGAACATCCTCTGAAAGAAATTAATCAGAATGAAATAGTCAAAAATTTCGGAGAATTTATACCTGATAAAGTGACTGTTGATGAACTGGGAGAAAATAATTCTCTTGCATTAAAAATGATGAAAGAGGCAGGTTGGAATTAA
- the glyQ gene encoding glycine--tRNA ligase subunit alpha translates to MFFQDIIQNLNNFWSKEGCLIMQPYDTEKGAGTMNPHTFLRAIGPEPWSVAYAEPCRRPTDGRFGDNPNRAQHYFQYQLIIKPSPDGIQEKYLKSLESLGIEPKNHDIRFVEDNWESPTLGAWGVGWEVWLDGMEVTQFTYFQQCGGIDCQPIPIEITYGLERIAMFLQDKESIWDLNWNKNLKYSDIWLQFEKGQCSYNFTESNPENLRKLFEIYQAEAISLIEKKLTYPALDYVLKCSHTFNLLDARGVISVTDRAQYIQKIRKLAREVASTWIQERESMNFPLLTNRK, encoded by the coding sequence ATGTTTTTTCAGGATATAATTCAAAATCTAAATAATTTTTGGTCCAAAGAAGGTTGTTTGATTATGCAGCCTTACGATACGGAAAAGGGTGCTGGCACAATGAATCCTCATACTTTTTTGAGAGCCATTGGACCGGAGCCTTGGTCTGTTGCATATGCTGAACCATGTAGAAGACCCACAGACGGAAGATTTGGGGATAATCCTAATCGTGCACAACATTATTTTCAATATCAATTAATTATTAAGCCTTCCCCAGATGGGATTCAAGAAAAATATTTAAAATCTCTGGAATCTCTTGGAATAGAACCTAAAAATCATGATATACGATTTGTTGAGGATAATTGGGAGTCACCAACTCTTGGTGCTTGGGGAGTAGGTTGGGAAGTATGGCTAGACGGAATGGAAGTTACTCAGTTTACTTATTTTCAACAATGCGGTGGCATTGATTGTCAACCTATACCAATTGAAATTACATATGGTTTAGAGAGAATTGCAATGTTTTTACAAGATAAGGAAAGTATTTGGGATTTAAACTGGAACAAGAATCTGAAATATAGTGATATTTGGCTTCAATTTGAAAAAGGTCAATGCTCATATAATTTCACTGAATCTAATCCTGAAAATCTCAGGAAATTATTTGAAATTTATCAAGCCGAGGCAATTTCTTTGATAGAAAAGAAATTAACATATCCCGCGCTTGATTATGTCTTAAAATGTAGTCATACTTTTAATTTGCTTGATGCTAGAGGCGTAATATCAGTAACTGATCGGGCTCAATATATTCAGAAGATTCGAAAATTAGCAAGAGAAGTCGCATCTACATGGATACAAGAAAGAGAGTCAATGAACTTCCCTCTACTAACAAACAGAAAATAG
- a CDS encoding iron uptake porin, with amino-acid sequence MKLFQQMMVASTAVGLVAPIAAQASDIINLKEMNSYSSSNKSSLNRLDSNTFVNEVNEDLAITKARVDALEAKQNNFEAGSFSDTTTLDGKAIFTLGGVNYSDVDSTASEAISGMYTYQMNLNTSFTGDDNLYVRIKTGNHSDWSVTKTYGTYLKSGNSNGDTLKVDKIWYEFPVGDNLTAWVGPKIENYYMHGATPSIYKPVTKQFTLGGNGEAYGASTDTGAGVAYKADNGFSISTNVGTKSNTSQTTGSPAAYYNTGILTDETKTSWATQVGYTKPNYSVSALLNVKSNGWSDTYYHTNGHGGTCKSGKVCENFTSVGLRGWWRPDDVGTFVPSVSLGFDTTSYENATSSTDNSSAYFVGLNWADMFQPDDKIGFAFGKPTTNEDDAVRAGSGGREDQGGDPLAFELYYSYKLNDSVTITPAVFGGIDSTGEKEHNHKGAILETSFKF; translated from the coding sequence ATGAAACTCTTCCAACAAATGATGGTAGCTTCAACTGCTGTGGGCTTAGTAGCTCCAATTGCAGCACAAGCTTCCGACATTATCAATTTAAAAGAGATGAATAGCTACAGTAGTAGCAATAAATCATCTTTAAACAGATTAGACAGTAACACATTCGTTAACGAAGTTAATGAAGATTTAGCAATTACTAAAGCTCGAGTTGATGCATTAGAAGCTAAACAAAATAACTTTGAAGCAGGGAGCTTCTCAGATACTACAACATTAGATGGTAAGGCTATCTTTACATTAGGTGGAGTCAACTATTCTGACGTCGACTCAACTGCGTCTGAAGCAATTTCAGGAATGTATACCTATCAGATGAATCTCAATACAAGTTTCACTGGTGATGATAATCTTTACGTAAGAATTAAAACAGGTAATCATTCAGATTGGTCAGTTACTAAAACTTATGGTACATACCTCAAGTCTGGTAATAGCAACGGAGATACTCTAAAGGTAGATAAGATTTGGTACGAATTCCCTGTAGGTGATAACTTGACTGCCTGGGTTGGTCCAAAAATTGAAAACTACTATATGCATGGAGCTACACCCTCCATCTATAAGCCGGTTACAAAGCAATTTACCCTTGGAGGTAATGGTGAGGCATACGGTGCGAGTACAGATACAGGAGCTGGTGTTGCTTATAAGGCAGATAACGGATTCTCAATCAGTACAAACGTAGGTACTAAATCAAACACCTCTCAGACAACAGGAAGTCCTGCAGCTTACTACAATACTGGGATTTTGACTGATGAGACAAAGACAAGTTGGGCTACTCAGGTTGGTTATACAAAACCAAATTACTCTGTTTCAGCGCTTCTTAATGTCAAATCAAACGGTTGGAGTGATACTTATTACCACACCAATGGCCATGGGGGAACTTGTAAGTCAGGTAAAGTATGCGAGAACTTTACTTCAGTAGGTTTAAGAGGATGGTGGAGACCTGATGATGTAGGAACTTTTGTACCTTCAGTCTCACTAGGTTTTGATACAACTTCGTATGAAAATGCGACTTCGTCAACTGATAATTCTAGTGCTTATTTTGTGGGGCTTAACTGGGCAGATATGTTCCAGCCAGATGATAAAATTGGTTTTGCATTTGGTAAACCTACAACGAATGAAGATGATGCAGTTAGAGCAGGAAGTGGAGGTAGGGAAGATCAAGGTGGAGATCCTTTAGCTTTTGAATTGTATTATTCATACAAACTAAATGATTCAGTAACTATTACTCCTGCTGTCTTTGGTGGAATAGATAGTACAGGAGAAAAAGAGCACAATCACAAAGGTGCTATTCTAGAAACTTCATTTAAATTCTAA
- a CDS encoding cobyric acid synthase — translation MELEAKLYEIKKPIMVLGTSSGAGKSLTVTAICRMLKNLGEEPIPFKGQNMSNNAWVDWEGGEMAYSQALQAFACGINPSAEMNPILLKPQGNSTSEVIHLGTSKGITTAKNYYKDWFAPGWEVIKKSLNSIYKKNPNCRLIIEGAGSPVEMNLIHRDLTNLKVAKYLNANCILVTDIERGGVFAQIIGTLELMKPEEKKLVKGIIINRFRGDLSLFEEGRKWIQRKTQIPVLGIIPWLNDKFPPEDSLDLLERKSHLNNPEIKVGIIKLPSISNFSDFDPLENEDSIEIEWVIKSQGLNQFDFVIIPGSKQTIKDQLFLEKSGLIDDITEYSNKGNIFGICGGLQMLGTIIEDPFLKEGSKNNLEKKIRGIGLLPLKTTFFKQKITRQTYSKSIWPCLSEINGFEIHNGITELDKSQKSLKIMPIFKDSELGWYRENEGGGTIAGTYLHGIFENDEWRAQYINLIRKRKKLPTIDKKTKSYKIKRESIIDNLANEFNKHLNISSLLN, via the coding sequence ATGGAGTTAGAAGCAAAATTATATGAAATAAAGAAACCAATAATGGTGCTAGGCACTTCCAGTGGAGCAGGGAAATCTTTAACGGTTACTGCTATTTGCAGGATGCTTAAAAATTTAGGAGAAGAACCAATCCCTTTCAAAGGACAAAATATGAGTAACAACGCTTGGGTTGATTGGGAAGGTGGAGAGATGGCGTATTCACAAGCTCTTCAAGCTTTTGCTTGTGGTATTAATCCCTCTGCGGAGATGAATCCCATTTTATTAAAACCGCAAGGCAATTCTACAAGTGAGGTGATTCACCTTGGCACAAGTAAAGGAATAACTACTGCCAAAAATTACTACAAGGATTGGTTCGCTCCGGGTTGGGAAGTAATAAAAAAAAGTTTAAATTCTATTTATAAAAAAAATCCAAATTGCCGTTTAATTATCGAAGGGGCTGGAAGTCCAGTAGAGATGAATTTAATTCATAGAGATCTTACTAATTTAAAAGTTGCTAAGTATTTAAATGCAAATTGCATTTTGGTTACTGATATTGAAAGGGGGGGCGTATTTGCCCAAATCATTGGGACTCTTGAATTAATGAAACCTGAAGAAAAAAAACTTGTTAAAGGAATAATTATAAATAGATTCAGAGGAGACCTTTCATTATTTGAAGAAGGGAGAAAATGGATCCAGAGAAAAACTCAAATTCCTGTTTTAGGAATAATTCCTTGGCTAAACGATAAATTTCCTCCAGAAGATTCTTTAGATTTGCTTGAAAGAAAATCCCATTTAAATAATCCTGAAATAAAAGTTGGAATTATAAAATTGCCCTCTATTAGCAACTTTTCAGATTTTGATCCTTTAGAAAATGAAGATTCAATAGAAATAGAGTGGGTAATTAAATCTCAAGGTTTAAATCAATTTGACTTTGTGATTATTCCTGGAAGTAAACAAACCATTAAAGATCAACTATTTCTGGAAAAGTCAGGTCTAATTGATGACATCACAGAATATTCAAATAAAGGTAATATTTTCGGAATTTGTGGTGGACTACAAATGTTAGGAACTATAATTGAAGATCCTTTTTTAAAGGAAGGTTCAAAAAATAATTTAGAAAAAAAAATCAGAGGTATTGGATTACTTCCACTAAAAACAACCTTCTTCAAACAAAAAATAACTCGTCAAACTTACTCCAAATCAATATGGCCTTGCTTATCAGAAATAAACGGGTTTGAAATTCATAATGGCATAACAGAATTAGACAAAAGTCAAAAATCTTTAAAAATAATGCCTATTTTTAAAGATTCAGAGCTAGGTTGGTATAGAGAAAACGAAGGCGGAGGAACTATCGCTGGCACATACCTTCACGGTATCTTTGAAAATGATGAATGGAGAGCTCAATATATAAATTTAATAAGAAAGAGAAAAAAATTACCAACAATAGATAAAAAAACAAAATCTTATAAAATCAAGAGAGAATCAATCATTGATAATCTTGCGAATGAGTTTAACAAACATTTAAATATTTCATCATTATTAAATTGA
- a CDS encoding phenylpyruvate tautomerase MIF-related protein, giving the protein MPYINVTTSVKIENKNKFLEEISLLVSSLTNKSKRFVMAKLSDNFEMYFDDESPCCFLEIKSIGSLNPSEMSKPISNFVCEKMGIPIDRIYISFEDVPASMWAWNGRTFG; this is encoded by the coding sequence ATGCCTTATATTAACGTTACTACTTCAGTAAAAATAGAGAATAAGAATAAATTTCTTGAAGAAATCTCATTATTAGTTTCGTCTTTAACAAATAAATCAAAAAGATTTGTTATGGCTAAATTAAGTGATAATTTCGAAATGTATTTTGATGATGAAAGCCCTTGTTGCTTTTTAGAGATTAAGTCAATAGGCTCCTTAAATCCTTCAGAAATGTCTAAGCCAATATCTAATTTTGTGTGCGAGAAAATGGGAATTCCAATAGATAGGATTTATATTTCTTTCGAGGATGTGCCTGCTTCAATGTGGGCTTGGAATGGAAGAACCTTTGGTTAA
- a CDS encoding Fe2+-dependent dioxygenase, with protein MNYLTHQLLIQEEIEAFVQNLNKAKNLWEDGKLTAGSHASKVKNNLQLNKGSEISKKLSHLIKKKLLSNSLIKSFALPKTIHGIMFTKSLNNMHYGRHIDNPFMSSGRSDLSFTISLTDKNKYNGGELIIEEMNSEKEFKLNAGEIVIYPSTYLHSVKEIKNGERLVCVGWIESYVKSIEEREYLFDLDAGAKGLLAKNGRSDELDLIFKSYSNLLRLLGN; from the coding sequence ATGAATTATTTAACTCATCAACTTCTCATTCAAGAAGAAATTGAAGCATTTGTTCAAAATTTAAATAAAGCAAAGAATCTTTGGGAAGATGGGAAACTGACTGCTGGGAGCCATGCATCAAAAGTAAAAAATAATCTGCAATTAAATAAAGGATCAGAAATATCTAAGAAACTCTCTCATTTAATCAAAAAGAAACTTCTTTCTAACTCTCTAATAAAAAGTTTTGCCCTACCCAAAACGATACATGGGATTATGTTTACAAAATCACTAAATAATATGCATTATGGAAGGCATATAGATAATCCATTTATGTCATCTGGAAGATCTGATTTGTCTTTTACTATTTCATTAACTGATAAAAATAAATATAACGGAGGAGAGTTAATTATTGAAGAGATGAATTCAGAAAAAGAATTCAAACTAAATGCAGGTGAAATTGTTATTTATCCAAGCACCTATTTGCATTCTGTTAAAGAAATTAAAAATGGAGAAAGGTTAGTATGTGTGGGTTGGATTGAAAGTTATGTAAAATCAATAGAGGAAAGAGAATATTTATTTGATCTTGATGCAGGTGCCAAAGGCTTACTAGCAAAAAATGGACGGTCAGATGAATTGGATCTTATTTTCAAGTCTTATTCAAATCTTCTTAGATTACTTGGTAATTAG
- a CDS encoding 2Fe-2S iron-sulfur cluster-binding protein, which translates to MKKSFIKISWPNNIETYAYEGDDWFSTAEKAGLEIPTGCLTGSCGACEIDVNGETVRACITTIKSKKEKILNVSLTTDPFWET; encoded by the coding sequence TTGAAAAAATCATTCATTAAAATTTCTTGGCCTAATAATATCGAGACATATGCCTATGAAGGAGATGATTGGTTTTCAACTGCAGAAAAAGCAGGCTTAGAAATCCCTACAGGTTGTTTAACAGGAAGTTGCGGAGCTTGTGAAATTGATGTTAACGGAGAAACTGTAAGAGCTTGCATAACAACTATTAAAAGTAAAAAAGAAAAAATATTAAATGTTTCGCTTACAACAGACCCATTTTGGGAAACCTAA
- a CDS encoding chlorophyll a/b binding light-harvesting protein yields MLQTYGKSDVTYDWYAGNSGVVGRSGKFIAAHAAHAGLMMFWAGAFGLFELARYDASIPMGAQKAIVLPHLAGIGIGGIENGVITEPYGIVVICTLHLIFSAVLGAGGLLHSNKFAGDLGDYPVDSKPQKFDFEWDDPDKLTFILGHHLIFLGLGAIMFVEWARIHGIYDPAIGSTRQVVYNLDIAAIWNHQFDFLKIDSLEDVMGGHAFLAFLEIIGGVFHICTKQFGEYTEFKGKGLLGAEAILSYSVVGVAYMAFVAAFWCASNTTIYPVDLYGEPLKLQFEFAPYFTDTVDLGSGAYSSRAWLANTHFYLGFFFLQGHLWHALRAMGFDFKKIGQAFDNIENTKITQN; encoded by the coding sequence GTGTTACAAACTTACGGAAAATCTGATGTCACCTATGACTGGTACGCAGGGAATTCTGGTGTTGTAGGCCGTTCAGGTAAATTCATAGCAGCTCATGCTGCCCACGCAGGATTAATGATGTTCTGGGCAGGAGCTTTTGGATTATTTGAATTGGCTCGATATGACGCCAGTATTCCAATGGGTGCACAGAAAGCAATTGTTTTGCCTCACCTCGCGGGTATTGGAATTGGCGGTATTGAAAATGGTGTTATTACTGAACCATATGGAATTGTTGTAATTTGTACATTACATCTAATTTTCTCAGCAGTGTTAGGTGCTGGAGGATTATTACATTCCAATAAATTTGCAGGCGATCTCGGGGACTATCCAGTGGATAGTAAGCCACAAAAATTTGATTTTGAGTGGGATGATCCAGATAAATTAACTTTTATTCTTGGTCATCATTTGATATTTCTTGGCCTTGGAGCAATAATGTTCGTCGAATGGGCCCGTATCCATGGAATTTACGATCCTGCGATTGGATCTACAAGACAAGTTGTTTACAACTTAGATATTGCAGCTATTTGGAATCATCAATTTGATTTTTTAAAAATAGATAGTCTTGAAGATGTTATGGGAGGACACGCTTTCTTAGCTTTCCTTGAAATAATTGGAGGAGTTTTCCATATTTGTACAAAACAATTTGGAGAATATACAGAATTTAAAGGAAAAGGATTACTTGGCGCTGAAGCTATTTTGTCCTACTCAGTAGTTGGTGTAGCTTATATGGCTTTTGTTGCTGCTTTTTGGTGTGCTTCAAATACAACCATTTATCCAGTTGATCTATATGGAGAACCTTTAAAGCTTCAATTTGAATTTGCTCCTTATTTTACTGATACGGTTGATTTAGGTTCAGGAGCATACAGTTCAAGAGCTTGGCTTGCTAATACTCATTTTTATTTGGGATTCTTTTTCTTACAAGGTCATCTTTGGCATGCATTAAGAGCAATGGGATTTGACTTCAAGAAAATTGGTCAAGCATTTGACAATATTGAAAATACAAAAATTACTCAAAACTAG
- a CDS encoding DUF1824 family protein: MEIKKLVDLNSLRSAPLLSDNQVKKILEELETYIYNADWITIGIMAPSDTRAIETLKSISKKYSSIKFDNLDSLHADGSVFLKGNQKTGNVFVRSEDGLGEGILITCQYDENAQESNTFGPLPLDFFHN; this comes from the coding sequence GTGGAAATAAAAAAATTAGTTGATTTAAACAGTCTTAGAAGTGCTCCTCTATTAAGTGATAATCAAGTAAAAAAAATATTAGAGGAACTAGAAACTTATATTTATAATGCCGATTGGATAACAATAGGAATAATGGCACCTTCTGATACGAGGGCTATTGAAACATTAAAATCAATTTCTAAAAAATATTCTTCAATAAAATTTGATAATTTAGATTCGCTCCATGCTGATGGAAGCGTTTTTTTGAAAGGTAATCAAAAAACTGGTAATGTTTTTGTTAGATCTGAAGATGGTCTGGGAGAAGGAATTTTAATAACTTGTCAATATGATGAAAATGCTCAAGAATCTAATACTTTTGGTCCATTACCTTTGGATTTTTTTCATAATTAA
- a CDS encoding SemiSWEET family sugar transporter: protein MNEDIFGYFAAILTTAAFLPQLIKTLKTKKADDVSLTTLIMFIIGVLSWIIYGYEISSIPILIANVITLLLNLLILISKIYFQKT from the coding sequence ATGAATGAAGATATATTTGGATATTTTGCAGCGATTTTAACAACCGCGGCATTTCTACCTCAATTGATAAAAACTTTAAAAACAAAAAAGGCCGATGATGTATCTTTGACAACATTAATAATGTTTATTATCGGAGTTTTATCTTGGATAATTTACGGTTACGAAATTTCGTCTATACCAATATTAATTGCAAATGTAATTACCCTACTATTAAATCTATTGATATTAATCTCAAAAATATATTTTCAAAAAACTTAA
- the fldA gene encoding flavodoxin FldA, with translation MTVGIYYATTTGKTEDVADRLHNFISSAEAPKDVSDVDDLSEFEGLDGIICGIPTWNTGADEERSGTAWDSILEDIGELSLSGKKVAIFGLGDSSTYTENYCDAMEELHSYFTKAGAEMVGYVDKSSYTFDESKSVIGESFCGLPLDEDSESDLTDKRLESWAMQLKAEIPSLA, from the coding sequence ATGACTGTAGGAATTTATTACGCAACAACAACTGGAAAAACTGAAGATGTAGCTGATCGTCTTCACAACTTTATCTCTTCAGCAGAAGCACCTAAAGATGTATCTGATGTTGATGATCTTTCAGAATTTGAAGGTCTTGATGGAATTATCTGCGGGATTCCTACTTGGAATACTGGTGCCGATGAAGAAAGATCTGGGACTGCATGGGATTCAATCTTAGAGGATATTGGTGAACTAAGTTTATCAGGGAAAAAAGTTGCAATTTTTGGGTTAGGAGATTCTTCTACCTATACAGAAAACTATTGTGATGCAATGGAAGAACTTCATAGCTACTTCACTAAAGCAGGAGCCGAAATGGTCGGTTACGTAGATAAATCTTCTTATACATTTGATGAGTCTAAAAGTGTTATAGGAGAGAGCTTTTGTGGATTACCTCTTGATGAGGATAGTGAATCTGATTTAACCGATAAACGTCTTGAGTCTTGGGCCATGCAATTAAAAGCTGAAATCCCCTCGTTGGCTTAA
- a CDS encoding AhpC/TSA family protein: protein MTDNLQNNIKNLVEEFNFNGQKDFKLIVLFGLLGDFDSFEYAINLKSFTDNHQDKNLDIFAIAIGNKNGKEKFCNFTGFSAENLIVVSDNQIHNNLKVSRGLDIGLGGWVNMLLMLSGINSFKTIKEVIRGYVGDRKANQIYSEFDKIEVLRFLKISGNSFSKVFGYGYLRPFELATFRLNNMNEIIQNWSDYILNEEYLPQRGASFLLNNQNQVIYKFFSTDVLGYSSNMRDPLGFLSDLIKK, encoded by the coding sequence GTGACTGACAATTTGCAAAATAATATCAAAAATCTCGTTGAAGAATTTAATTTTAATGGGCAGAAAGATTTTAAATTAATTGTTTTATTTGGTTTATTAGGAGATTTTGATAGCTTTGAATATGCCATTAATTTGAAAAGTTTTACCGATAATCATCAAGATAAAAATTTAGATATTTTTGCGATTGCTATTGGAAACAAAAATGGAAAAGAAAAATTCTGTAATTTTACTGGCTTTAGTGCAGAAAATTTAATAGTCGTCTCTGATAATCAAATTCACAATAACCTTAAAGTCTCAAGAGGATTAGATATAGGCTTAGGAGGTTGGGTCAATATGCTTTTAATGTTATCTGGAATAAATTCTTTTAAAACAATCAAAGAAGTTATTAGAGGTTATGTAGGTGACCGTAAAGCAAATCAAATCTATTCAGAATTTGACAAAATTGAAGTTTTAAGATTTTTGAAAATCTCAGGTAATTCTTTTAGTAAGGTTTTCGGGTATGGTTATTTGAGACCATTTGAATTAGCAACATTTAGATTAAATAATATGAATGAAATAATCCAAAATTGGAGCGATTATATTCTTAATGAAGAATACCTTCCACAAAGGGGGGCTTCTTTTTTGCTGAACAATCAAAATCAAGTTATTTACAAATTCTTTTCAACTGATGTGCTTGGATATTCATCAAACATGAGAGATCCCTTAGGATTTTTATCTGATTTAATTAAAAAATAG
- a CDS encoding DUF3386 domain-containing protein, producing MVNPREINCKEIFRKAYENRYTWNNEFKGYEGKCIFFVNKNIYEGEFLLGKDFKPNIQKIEDEKIVKSISSQLFEVSIHRVKREFKSIHSDNNFNLVKNSESGIEMSVSGKNQGDKYRVKNDCINMVYRKIHGTIIEIFVEEFLHTGIGALSKKYSSQSIDPDTLKAKSQKLEYEDEFINIGEKNYWLLNSRTIKYLNQNQEEEMQKFVFEDLCLLN from the coding sequence ATGGTGAATCCAAGAGAAATTAATTGTAAAGAGATTTTTCGAAAGGCTTATGAAAATAGATACACGTGGAATAACGAATTTAAAGGTTACGAAGGTAAATGTATTTTTTTTGTTAATAAAAATATCTATGAAGGCGAATTTTTATTAGGTAAAGACTTTAAACCAAATATTCAAAAAATTGAAGATGAGAAAATTGTTAAAAGTATTTCCTCTCAGTTATTTGAGGTATCTATACATAGAGTAAAGAGGGAATTTAAATCTATTCACTCAGATAATAATTTTAATTTAGTCAAAAATTCTGAAAGTGGAATTGAAATGAGTGTTTCAGGTAAGAATCAAGGTGATAAATATAGAGTTAAAAATGACTGTATTAATATGGTGTATAGAAAAATTCATGGAACAATAATTGAGATTTTTGTTGAAGAATTTTTACATACCGGGATTGGAGCCCTCAGTAAAAAATATAGTAGTCAATCAATTGATCCAGATACACTTAAGGCGAAATCACAAAAATTAGAATATGAGGATGAATTTATAAATATAGGGGAAAAGAATTATTGGCTCTTAAATTCCAGAACAATAAAATACCTAAACCAAAATCAAGAAGAAGAAATGCAAAAGTTTGTTTTCGAGGATTTGTGTTTATTAAACTAG